In one Serinus canaria isolate serCan28SL12 chromosome 2, serCan2020, whole genome shotgun sequence genomic region, the following are encoded:
- the PALS2 gene encoding protein PALS2, protein MQQVLDNLTDLPTSTGAEEIDLIFLKGIMENPIVRSLAKAHERLEDSKLEAVSDNNLELVNEILEDISPLVNKDENVAELVGILKEPHFQSLLEAHDIVASKCYDSPPSSPEVNNSSVNNQVVPVDAIRILGIHKRAGEPLGVTFRVENNDLVIARILHGGMIDRQGLLHVGDIIKEVNGHEVGNNPKELQELLKNISGSVTLKILPSYRDTVIPQQVFVKCHFDYNPYNDNLIPCKEAGLKFSKGEILQIVNREDPNWWQASHVKEGGSAGLIPSQFLEEKRKAFVRRDWDNSGPFCGTISSKKKKKMMYLTTRNAEFDRHEIQIYEEVAKMPPFQRKTLVLIGAQGVGRRSLKNRFIVLNPTRFGTTVPFTSRKPRDDEKDGQAYRFVTRAEMETDIKAGRYLEHGEYEGNLYGTKIDSILEVVQTGRTCILDVNPQALKILRTSEFMPYVVFIAAPELETLRAMHKAVVDAGITTKLLTDTDLKKTVDESARIQRAYNHYFDLTIVNDNLDKAFEKLQTAIERLRLEPQWVPISWVY, encoded by the exons ATGCAGCAGGTCTTAGACAACCTTACTGATCTGCCGACATCGACAGGCGCTGAAGAAATAGACCTGATTTTTCTTAAAGGAATTATGGAAAACCCTATCGTAAGATCGCTTGCTAAG GCTCACGAACGACTGGAAGATTCTAAACTTGAGGCTGTCAGTGACAACAACCTGGAGCTGGTGAATGAAATTCTTGAAGACATCAGTCCCTTAGTAAATAAGGATGAAAATGTTGCAGAATTGGTTGGAATACTAAAGGAGCCTCATTTTCAG TCACTCTTGGAAGCACATGATATTGTAGCTTCAAAATGTTATGATTCCCCTCCTTCTAGCCCAGAAGTCAATAATTCTTCAGTGAACAACCAGGTTGTTCCAGTAGATGCTATTCGTATCCTTGGAATTCACAAAAGAGCAGGAGAGCCACTG GGAGTCACGTTCAGAGTGGAGAACAATGATCTGGTAATAGCCCGAATTCTTCATGGAGGAATGATAGATCGGCAAGGTCTTCTGCATGTAGGGGACATTATTAAAGAGGTGAATGGCCACGAAGTTGGGAACAACCCAAAAGAATTGCAAGAACTGCTGAAAAATATCAGTGGGAGTGTCACTTTGAAAATTCTTCCCAGCTACAGAGACACTGTCATTCCTCAACAG GTTTTTGTGAAGTGTCATTTTGATTATAATCCATATAATGACAACCTCATCCCATGCAAAGAAGCAGGTTTGAAATTTTCTAAAGGAGAAATTCTTCAGATTGTAAATCGGGAAGATCCGAATTGGTGGCAG GCTAGTCATGTCAAAGAAGGTGGAAGTGCAGGTCTAATTCCTAGCCAGTTtctggaagagaagagaaaggctTTTGTTAGGAGGGACTGGGACAACTCAG ggcCTTTCTGTGGAACAATaagcagcaaaaaaaagaagaagatgatgTATCTCACTACAAGAAATGCAG AATTTGATCGCCATGAAATCCAGATATATGAGGAAGTAGCCAAAATGCCTCCTTTTCAGAGGAAAACCCTGGTCTTGATTGGAGCCCAAGGAGTGGGGCGAAGGAGTTTGAAGAACAGGTTTATTGTGCTGAATCCTACTAGATTTGGAACTACAGTGCCAT ttacTTCACGGAAGCCAAGGGATGATGAAAAAGATGGGCAAGCATACAGATTTGTAACACGAGCTGAAATGGAGACGGATATTAAAGCTGGTAGATACTTAGAGCATGGAGAATATGAAGGAAATCTTTATGGCACCAAAATTGATTCCATCCTTGAAGTTGTTCAGACAGGAAGGACCTGCATCTTGGATGTAAATCCACAG GCTCTAAAAATACTGAGGACTTCGGAATTCATGCCCTATGTGGTGTTTATTGCTGCTCCAGAGTTGGAGACTTTGCGAGCTATGCACAAGGCTGTGGTAGATGCTGGAATTACAACCAAACTTCTCACT GACACTGATCTGAAAAAAACAGTGGATGAGAGCGCCCGGATCCAGCGAGCCTACAACCACTACTTTGACCTGACCATTGTAAATGACAACCTGGACAAAGCCTTCGAGAAGCTGCAGACGGCCATCGAGAGACTGAGGCTGGAGCCTCAGTGGGTGCCCATCAGCTGGGTCTATTGA